A section of the Halopiger aswanensis genome encodes:
- a CDS encoding class I SAM-dependent methyltransferase — protein sequence MGDPDAETVKARVQQYWNDRAESYDGDSHHAVQDEAQRDAWLSVLQEWTGDGTETPPRRVLDVGCGTGVISLLLAEIGHDVTGVDLSTDMLERARAKAGERDLSVAFRAEDAESIADPENAYDLVTARHLIWTLPNPTAALREWQRVVRPGGRIVLIEGHWDFDEAFDGYQEIHDELPLYDGRPPEELVTVLEEHGLERVEYEPLMESVLWGDEPEYEQYVVAGDVPE from the coding sequence GTGGGCGATCCGGACGCCGAGACCGTCAAAGCGCGCGTCCAGCAGTACTGGAACGACCGCGCGGAGTCGTACGACGGCGATAGTCACCACGCCGTTCAGGACGAGGCCCAACGCGACGCGTGGCTCTCGGTCCTCCAGGAGTGGACCGGCGACGGGACCGAGACGCCGCCGCGGCGAGTGCTCGACGTCGGCTGCGGAACGGGCGTCATCTCGCTGCTACTCGCTGAAATCGGCCACGACGTCACCGGCGTCGACCTCTCGACGGACATGCTCGAGCGCGCGCGAGCGAAAGCCGGCGAGCGCGACCTATCGGTCGCGTTCCGAGCGGAGGACGCGGAATCGATCGCGGATCCGGAGAACGCGTACGACCTGGTGACGGCCCGACACCTCATCTGGACGCTGCCGAACCCGACGGCGGCGCTTCGGGAGTGGCAACGAGTCGTCCGTCCGGGCGGCCGAATCGTCCTGATCGAAGGCCACTGGGACTTCGACGAGGCGTTCGACGGCTATCAGGAGATTCACGACGAATTACCGCTGTACGATGGCCGTCCGCCCGAAGAACTGGTAACGGTACTCGAGGAACACGGCCTCGAGCGGGTCGAGTACGAGCCGCTGATGGAGTCGGTGCTCTGGGGCGACGAACCGGAGTACGAGCAGTACGTCGTCGCCGGCGACGTTCCGGAGTGA
- a CDS encoding cobalt-precorrin-7 (C(5))-methyltransferase: protein MSDYDLEAGPDPATFAAAAPEGDINEAGDEPVYAVGIGPGNLEYLTPRGERAIREADVIVGFTTVVEFVEDVADDADLLTCGYKDEADALEEFGERVAAGESGTAVAMGDPNHSGYQFVGKVQDAVEREGPDVSVRIVPGISSLQVAASRARTPMEDTEFVTLHKSGDLEADMQRLAAAVVDDERHLLALPRPYDRMPGDIAQFLLERGTGPDLETLVLEKLTHEDEQIHRFTLAELAEHAGGTGRDDTPFSDLVVLAVRQAVP, encoded by the coding sequence ATGAGTGACTACGACCTCGAGGCGGGGCCGGATCCGGCGACGTTCGCGGCCGCTGCACCGGAGGGCGACATCAACGAAGCGGGCGACGAGCCCGTCTACGCCGTCGGCATCGGCCCCGGCAACCTCGAGTACCTCACGCCGCGCGGCGAGCGAGCGATCCGCGAGGCGGACGTGATCGTCGGCTTCACGACGGTCGTCGAGTTCGTCGAAGACGTAGCGGACGACGCCGACCTGCTGACCTGCGGTTACAAGGACGAAGCCGATGCGCTCGAGGAGTTCGGCGAGCGCGTCGCGGCCGGCGAGTCGGGAACGGCCGTCGCGATGGGCGATCCGAACCACTCGGGGTACCAGTTCGTCGGGAAAGTCCAGGACGCCGTCGAGCGGGAGGGCCCTGACGTCTCGGTCCGAATCGTTCCCGGAATCTCGTCGCTCCAGGTGGCCGCCAGCCGCGCCCGCACGCCGATGGAGGACACCGAGTTCGTCACGCTGCACAAGAGCGGCGATCTCGAGGCCGACATGCAGCGGCTCGCCGCCGCAGTCGTGGACGACGAGCGACATCTGCTCGCACTCCCTCGACCCTACGACCGGATGCCCGGCGACATCGCCCAGTTTCTGCTCGAGCGGGGCACCGGTCCCGACCTTGAGACGCTCGTGCTCGAGAAGTTGACCCACGAGGACGAGCAGATCCATCGGTTCACGCTCGCTGAACTGGCCGAACACGCCGGCGGAACCGGTCGGGATGACACGCCGTTCTCGGATCTGGTGGTGCTCGCGGTTCGGCAGGCAGTACCTTAA
- a CDS encoding precorrin-8X methylmutase, translated as MTDGSQEFEEEYADLGATTQNAMDIAETSMDIVRQFVPDETLADRVRQKSVHSMGDIEFQHLIEFTGADDLGDDEDAPVRAGARAVLEEADIVTDITMPKAGITSRGHNCEKRKAIGNGAELAKETGMTRTAASVLELDKQGAYDGAIATVGNAPTAAFALADCIENGTRPAVVVATPVGFVKAEESRQRIREVSEEYGVPAITNVGRRGGSGLAAALTNELIHVAKDVRTDELELELTADERAARVAETSEDPSDE; from the coding sequence ATGACTGACGGCAGCCAGGAGTTCGAGGAGGAGTACGCCGACCTCGGCGCGACCACGCAGAACGCGATGGACATCGCCGAGACGAGCATGGACATCGTCCGGCAGTTCGTCCCCGACGAGACGCTCGCGGATCGAGTCCGCCAGAAGTCCGTCCACTCGATGGGCGACATCGAGTTCCAGCACCTGATCGAATTCACGGGCGCGGACGACCTCGGTGACGACGAAGACGCGCCCGTCCGCGCCGGCGCTCGAGCGGTCCTCGAGGAGGCCGACATCGTGACCGACATCACGATGCCCAAGGCCGGTATCACCTCTCGCGGGCACAACTGCGAGAAGCGCAAGGCGATCGGCAACGGCGCCGAACTCGCGAAGGAGACCGGGATGACCCGGACCGCAGCCTCGGTACTCGAGTTGGACAAGCAGGGCGCCTACGACGGCGCGATCGCGACGGTCGGCAACGCGCCGACGGCCGCCTTCGCCCTGGCCGACTGCATCGAGAACGGTACCCGTCCCGCCGTCGTCGTCGCGACGCCGGTCGGTTTCGTCAAGGCCGAGGAGAGCCGCCAGCGGATCCGCGAGGTCAGCGAAGAGTACGGCGTCCCCGCGATCACGAACGTCGGCCGCCGCGGCGGGAGCGGGCTGGCCGCCGCGCTGACGAACGAATTGATCCACGTCGCGAAGGACGTGCGGACAGACGAACTCGAGCTCGAACTGACGGCCGACGAACGAGCGGCACGAGTCGCCGAAACGAGCGAGGATCCATCCGACGAATGA
- the cobN gene encoding cobaltochelatase subunit CobN produces MTRIGIYTATENELGSIGQAAQRLEDVELVVRSESDLEDEADVESFVEELRDAAAAIFWLHGAEDSMPGYDYATSELEAAGVPLIVKATGDAFAFEDTTVSEAHRDRVYDYLEKGGTINVENLCRFLVSEYEGRDLEYDDPAELPTEGVYHPDYPGIGYEELLETHDPDRPTVAVWFYESHWTHENTRYVDAQVRALEEQGANALPIFCNPATDTDEQEDAEWVTDNWLLDADGEPIVDAVLSSFMFSLSMDERGRSASDEGESAEDVFLDRLGVPVLQTITTMRSRSRYESSDTGVMGFELALSVALPEFDGNVITHPISGKERTDDEAGIGSAPKHHFPIEDRIDHATRLAVNWAELRHTPNEEKNVAVVLHNYPPSDDGIGTAFGLDSPESTVNLLEELEARGYDLNGETPDDGQTLVETLTSQLTLEDRWVAPEDVRDLSVDVVSPDTYEDWFSEADERFRENVVEEWGEAPDRPFAIPGVEFGNVLVTVQPPRGFGMDPSKVYHDSDLQPPHDYYAFYGWLRNSFEADAVVHLGTHGSLEWLPGKTVGLNGESAPDQLIDDIPNVYPYIVNNPGEGTQAKRRSYAAIVDYLTPVMRSAGTYDELSELEELANQYREAGMEDARADDGEHLETLIREKVEELDLAVELGIAGTIDEKADVRGPDEAGSSLAEGEVEGDEVDVDELVERVHEYLTDVKTTQIRLGLHTMSEPPADERLVEYLVALTRLENPGAPSLRESVAGALGVDYEKMLNAPGEYDEDLGMTYAEAADVVHETSLELVETLAEHDFDVPESEREAGPDDEVNMNLLVVDLETIGDARAQSGAHDDLREVLAYICEEAQPRVQGAEDEIPRTADALSGEYVPPGGSGAPTRGGVDLLPTARNFYTLDPRKVPAKPAWQVGKEVAEGVLERHHSEEGEYPEEIGVVAWGTPTVRTRGETIAQVLAMMGVEPQWTDAGRIDDVEPIPLEELDRPRIDVTTRVSGLFRDAFPAAAGVIHDAVDAVVDLDEPHDMNYVKKHVEEEAEELQEAEDLDESDARKAAKHRVFTTKPGGYGAGTNKAVDEGNWNDRSDLANVYVQWGGYAMGSRGRVSDAHDAFERRLSSVDATVKLEDTMEQDEFDSSDWYAFHGGFISAVSEIAGEEPASYVGDSSDPDNVSVYTNEEKVRKAMRSRVLNPDWLESMEEHGYKGAGDLSTTVDVTLGWDATTGVVSDTLWEEVAEKYAFDEDRQDWLRDVNPWALESITDTLLEAIERDLWDADDETVDRLRDLNLEVEGDLEARTTNEAVGADAEVSTDD; encoded by the coding sequence ATGACACGGATCGGGATCTACACCGCGACGGAGAACGAACTCGGCTCGATCGGGCAGGCCGCACAGCGCCTCGAGGACGTCGAACTGGTCGTGCGCTCGGAGAGCGACCTCGAGGACGAGGCCGACGTCGAGTCGTTCGTCGAGGAACTGCGCGACGCCGCGGCGGCGATCTTCTGGCTGCACGGCGCCGAGGACAGCATGCCCGGCTACGACTACGCGACGAGCGAGCTCGAGGCGGCGGGCGTCCCGCTGATCGTCAAGGCGACCGGCGACGCCTTCGCCTTCGAGGACACGACGGTGAGCGAGGCCCACCGCGATCGCGTCTACGACTATCTCGAGAAGGGCGGCACGATCAACGTCGAGAACCTGTGTCGGTTCCTCGTCTCGGAGTACGAGGGTCGAGATCTCGAGTACGACGACCCCGCCGAACTCCCCACCGAGGGCGTCTACCACCCAGACTATCCGGGAATCGGGTACGAAGAACTGCTCGAGACCCACGACCCCGACAGACCCACCGTGGCGGTCTGGTTCTACGAATCCCACTGGACCCACGAGAACACCCGCTACGTCGACGCGCAGGTCCGCGCGCTCGAGGAGCAGGGGGCGAACGCCCTGCCGATTTTCTGTAACCCCGCCACGGACACCGACGAGCAGGAGGACGCGGAGTGGGTAACGGACAACTGGCTGCTGGACGCCGACGGCGAGCCGATCGTCGACGCCGTCCTCTCCTCCTTCATGTTCTCGCTCTCGATGGACGAGCGCGGTCGGTCGGCCAGCGACGAGGGCGAGTCGGCCGAGGACGTCTTCCTCGATCGGCTCGGCGTGCCGGTCCTCCAGACGATCACCACGATGCGCTCCCGGTCGCGCTACGAGTCCAGCGACACGGGCGTGATGGGCTTCGAACTCGCCCTCTCCGTGGCGCTGCCGGAGTTCGACGGCAACGTCATCACCCACCCCATCTCGGGGAAGGAGCGCACCGACGACGAGGCCGGCATCGGCTCGGCGCCGAAACACCACTTCCCGATCGAGGACCGCATCGACCACGCCACGCGGCTGGCGGTCAACTGGGCCGAACTGCGCCACACTCCGAACGAGGAGAAGAACGTCGCCGTCGTCCTCCACAACTACCCGCCGAGCGACGACGGGATCGGCACCGCGTTCGGCCTCGACTCGCCCGAATCGACGGTGAACCTGCTCGAGGAACTCGAGGCCCGCGGCTACGACTTGAACGGCGAGACGCCCGACGACGGGCAGACGCTGGTCGAGACGCTGACCTCGCAGTTGACCCTCGAGGACCGCTGGGTCGCCCCCGAAGACGTCCGCGATCTCTCGGTCGACGTGGTCTCGCCCGATACCTACGAAGACTGGTTCAGCGAGGCCGACGAGCGATTCCGGGAGAACGTCGTCGAGGAGTGGGGCGAGGCTCCGGATCGGCCGTTCGCCATCCCGGGCGTCGAGTTCGGCAACGTGCTCGTCACCGTCCAGCCCCCGCGCGGGTTCGGGATGGACCCCTCGAAGGTCTACCACGACTCGGACCTGCAGCCGCCCCACGACTACTACGCCTTCTACGGCTGGCTGCGCAACTCGTTCGAGGCCGACGCCGTGGTTCACCTGGGCACGCACGGCAGCCTCGAGTGGCTCCCCGGCAAGACGGTCGGGCTGAACGGCGAGAGCGCGCCCGATCAACTGATCGACGACATCCCGAACGTCTACCCGTACATCGTCAACAACCCCGGCGAAGGGACCCAGGCCAAGCGCCGGTCCTACGCCGCGATCGTCGACTACCTGACGCCCGTGATGCGGTCGGCCGGAACGTACGACGAACTCTCCGAACTCGAGGAACTCGCGAACCAGTACCGCGAGGCCGGGATGGAAGACGCCCGCGCGGACGACGGCGAGCACCTCGAAACGCTCATCCGTGAAAAGGTCGAGGAACTGGATCTCGCCGTCGAACTCGGCATCGCGGGTACGATCGACGAGAAGGCCGACGTCCGCGGTCCGGACGAGGCCGGCTCGAGCCTGGCTGAAGGTGAGGTCGAGGGCGACGAGGTCGACGTCGACGAACTCGTCGAGCGGGTCCACGAGTACCTCACCGACGTCAAGACCACCCAGATCCGGCTGGGGCTGCACACCATGTCCGAGCCGCCGGCCGACGAGCGCCTCGTGGAGTACCTCGTCGCGCTCACCCGCCTCGAGAACCCCGGCGCGCCGAGCCTGCGCGAGAGCGTCGCCGGCGCGCTCGGCGTCGACTACGAGAAGATGCTGAACGCGCCCGGAGAGTACGACGAGGATCTCGGGATGACCTACGCCGAGGCCGCAGACGTGGTTCACGAGACGAGCCTCGAGTTGGTCGAGACGCTCGCCGAGCACGATTTCGACGTGCCCGAGTCGGAGCGGGAAGCCGGTCCTGACGACGAGGTCAACATGAATCTCCTCGTCGTCGACCTCGAGACGATCGGCGACGCGCGGGCGCAGTCGGGCGCCCACGACGACCTGCGCGAGGTGTTGGCTTACATCTGCGAGGAGGCTCAGCCTCGCGTGCAGGGCGCCGAGGACGAAATCCCGAGAACGGCGGACGCTTTATCGGGCGAGTACGTCCCGCCGGGCGGCTCCGGCGCGCCGACCCGCGGGGGCGTCGATCTGCTGCCGACGGCGCGGAACTTCTACACGCTCGATCCGCGGAAGGTCCCGGCCAAGCCCGCCTGGCAGGTCGGGAAGGAAGTTGCTGAAGGTGTGCTCGAGCGCCATCACTCTGAAGAGGGGGAGTATCCCGAGGAGATCGGTGTCGTCGCCTGGGGTACCCCGACGGTCCGCACCCGCGGTGAGACCATCGCCCAGGTGCTCGCCATGATGGGTGTCGAGCCGCAGTGGACCGACGCCGGCCGGATCGACGACGTCGAGCCGATTCCGCTCGAGGAACTCGACCGGCCCCGTATCGACGTGACGACGCGCGTCTCGGGCCTGTTCCGCGACGCGTTCCCGGCCGCGGCGGGGGTCATCCACGACGCGGTGGACGCGGTCGTCGACCTCGACGAGCCGCACGACATGAACTACGTGAAGAAACACGTCGAGGAGGAGGCCGAAGAACTGCAGGAGGCCGAGGACCTCGACGAATCCGACGCCCGAAAGGCCGCCAAACACCGCGTCTTCACGACCAAACCCGGCGGCTACGGCGCCGGAACGAACAAGGCCGTCGACGAGGGCAACTGGAACGACCGCTCGGACCTCGCGAACGTCTACGTCCAGTGGGGCGGCTACGCCATGGGCTCGAGAGGCCGCGTCTCGGACGCCCACGACGCCTTCGAGCGACGCCTCTCGAGCGTCGACGCCACCGTGAAGCTCGAGGACACGATGGAGCAAGACGAGTTCGACTCCTCGGACTGGTACGCCTTCCACGGCGGCTTCATTTCGGCGGTCTCGGAAATTGCGGGCGAGGAACCCGCCTCCTACGTCGGCGACTCCTCGGACCCCGACAACGTCTCAGTCTACACGAACGAGGAGAAGGTCCGCAAGGCGATGCGCTCGCGCGTGCTCAATCCCGACTGGCTCGAGTCCATGGAGGAGCACGGCTACAAGGGCGCGGGCGACCTCTCGACGACGGTCGACGTGACCCTCGGCTGGGACGCGACGACCGGCGTCGTCTCCGATACGCTCTGGGAGGAAGTCGCGGAGAAGTACGCCTTCGACGAGGACCGCCAGGACTGGCTGCGCGACGTCAATCCGTGGGCCCTCGAGTCGATCACGGACACGCTGCTCGAGGCGATCGAGCGCGACCTGTGGGACGCCGACGACGAAACGGTCGACCGCCTGCGCGACCTCAATCTCGAGGTCGAAGGCGATCTCGAGGCGCGGACGACGAACGAGGCCGTCGGCGCCGACGCGGAGGTGTCGACGGATGACTGA